In one window of Caminicella sporogenes DSM 14501 DNA:
- a CDS encoding ABC transporter ATP-binding protein — translation MIKIENLWKIYGNDKIKVEALKGISLEVEKGEFVAIMGPSGSGKSTFMNILGCLDRPTRGSFILDNVEVEKLKDTDLAVIRNKKLGFVFQSFNLLPRISAFKNVELPMIYANVPLKERSKRAIAALEKVGLKDRIHHKPNELSGGQRQRVAIARALVNNPSVILADEPTGNLDSKSSEEIMDIFKSLNDEGVTIVLVTHEIEVAKKAKRIITFRDGEIIEDTKNMGTGDE, via the coding sequence ATGATAAAAATAGAAAATTTGTGGAAAATATATGGAAATGACAAAATAAAAGTTGAGGCACTTAAGGGAATTAGTTTAGAAGTAGAAAAGGGTGAATTTGTAGCTATAATGGGACCATCAGGTTCTGGAAAATCTACATTTATGAATATTTTAGGATGTCTTGACAGACCTACGAGAGGAAGTTTTATACTTGACAATGTAGAAGTTGAAAAACTTAAAGATACGGATTTGGCAGTTATAAGAAATAAAAAATTAGGATTTGTATTTCAATCTTTTAATCTTTTGCCGAGAATATCTGCTTTTAAGAATGTAGAATTGCCTATGATTTATGCAAATGTTCCTTTAAAAGAAAGAAGCAAAAGAGCAATAGCTGCATTGGAAAAGGTGGGACTGAAGGATAGAATTCATCATAAACCGAATGAATTGTCAGGAGGGCAAAGACAAAGAGTAGCTATTGCAAGAGCACTTGTTAATAATCCTTCTGTTATTTTGGCTGATGAACCGACTGGAAATTTAGACTCAAAATCAAGTGAAGAAATAATGGATATATTTAAAAGTTTGAATGATGAAGGAGTAACCATAGTACTTGTTACCCATGAGATAGAAGTGGCTAAAAAGGCTAAAAGGATAATAACTTTTAGAGATGGTGAGATAATAGAGGATACTAAAAATATGGGAACAGGTGATGAGTAA
- a CDS encoding ABC transporter permease encodes MNIIESIKVALNAIWVNKMRSLLTMLGIIIGISSVIAVVALGQGSKEMIKKEFENFGVNRAYLGINWDENITGRDIFTHEDIEVLKRAFKKDIDALSPLFDNNGEVAIERKNERIYIKGVNEEYNKIEKKEIIDGRFLVSSDIKGNREVAVINDEMALKLFGRRHVIGEKILVKTSSRNISLVIVGVYKEKKSMFAGFGREMPRDIYVPISTVEKMFGVGNRVYSIEINFKSGINTKETLDKMIKLIERRHGNAKKNKYRSYSAESELKSVNKVTGIMTAVVGAIAAISLLVGGIGVMNIMLVSVTERTREIGIRKAIGARHKDILFQFLVEAVIISGIGGIIGTVLGIGLSFVIASFIKLKPTISIMTIMIAWMFSAGVGIFFGIYPANKAAKLDPIEALRYE; translated from the coding sequence GTGAATATTATTGAAAGTATTAAAGTTGCTTTAAATGCGATATGGGTCAATAAGATGAGGTCTTTGCTCACGATGCTTGGAATAATTATAGGAATATCTTCAGTTATAGCAGTAGTAGCATTGGGACAAGGCAGTAAAGAAATGATAAAAAAAGAATTTGAAAATTTTGGAGTAAATAGGGCTTATTTAGGAATTAATTGGGATGAAAACATTACAGGTAGAGATATATTTACTCATGAAGACATTGAAGTTTTAAAAAGAGCATTTAAAAAAGATATAGATGCATTATCACCTTTATTTGACAATAATGGAGAAGTTGCTATTGAAAGAAAAAATGAGCGTATTTATATAAAAGGAGTTAATGAGGAATATAATAAAATAGAAAAAAAGGAAATAATAGATGGAAGGTTTTTAGTTAGTTCCGATATAAAAGGAAATAGAGAAGTTGCAGTTATAAATGATGAGATGGCTTTGAAACTATTTGGTAGAAGACATGTTATAGGAGAAAAAATCCTTGTAAAGACCTCTTCGAGAAATATTTCTCTTGTAATAGTAGGAGTATACAAGGAAAAAAAATCTATGTTTGCAGGATTTGGAAGAGAAATGCCTAGAGATATATATGTGCCTATCAGTACTGTTGAAAAAATGTTTGGAGTAGGCAATAGAGTATATAGTATAGAGATAAATTTTAAAAGTGGTATAAATACTAAAGAAACTTTAGATAAGATGATAAAATTAATAGAAAGACGTCATGGCAATGCAAAGAAGAATAAATACAGAAGTTATAGTGCAGAAAGTGAACTAAAAAGTGTAAATAAAGTTACGGGAATAATGACAGCAGTTGTAGGTGCTATAGCAGCTATTTCACTATTAGTTGGTGGAATAGGAGTTATGAATATAATGCTCGTTTCTGTAACAGAGAGGACTAGAGAAATAGGAATAAGAAAAGCTATAGGAGCAAGACATAAGGACATTTTGTTTCAGTTTTTGGTAGAAGCAGTTATCATATCTGGTATAGGAGGTATTATAGGTACAGTACTGGGGATAGGACTGTCATTTGTAATAGCATCTTTTATAAAACTTAAACCTACAATATCGATAATGACTATAATGATTGCATGGATGTTTTCAGCTGGAGTTGGAATATTTTTCGGTATATACCCGGCAAATAAAGCTGCAAAACTTGATCCTATTGAAGCATTGAGATATGAATAA
- a CDS encoding glycosyl hydrolase family 8 — MKRNIGIIWIIVIIIICFIMLTVWYKYNINKKDFSDEIGFTEDYLEEEKICLRFIKKKMSSKSGGIYTNYLENKRIEKVASGHEILSESEGLIMLYYVRTRNKDEFDKHFDIVKNKMLDKTGLVKWRIKEDNYNLAYSNATIDDLRIIRSLIYAYDIWKDKRYYKTLKKISEALLKYNVYKGCLNNYFDIKYKYKAKEVDISYIDLYTMKLLSDINKEWDKIYDKSIRVINRGYLSDKFPLYKKTYDIEKNKYLNGEVVNSIDALLVVLHLSEVGLVKKETLEWIKDQMIYGGGIYAEYDIKTGKAINDVECTAIYAIAARIAKIAGDESLYKLLVEKMLSLQVLDKSSPLYGGFGETSTLKVYSFDNLQALLAFKALGGLNDEK, encoded by the coding sequence ATGAAAAGAAATATAGGTATTATTTGGATTATAGTAATAATAATAATTTGCTTTATTATGTTAACTGTTTGGTATAAATATAATATTAACAAAAAAGATTTTAGTGATGAAATAGGGTTTACAGAAGATTATTTAGAAGAAGAAAAAATTTGTTTAAGATTCATAAAGAAAAAAATGTCTTCAAAAAGTGGAGGTATATATACTAATTATTTGGAAAATAAGAGAATAGAGAAAGTGGCAAGTGGACATGAGATATTATCTGAATCAGAAGGATTAATTATGTTATATTATGTAAGAACTCGAAATAAGGATGAGTTTGACAAGCATTTTGATATAGTAAAAAATAAAATGCTAGATAAAACTGGTTTAGTAAAATGGAGAATAAAAGAGGATAATTACAATTTAGCTTATAGTAATGCTACTATTGATGATTTAAGAATAATTCGTTCGCTTATATATGCTTATGATATTTGGAAAGATAAAAGATATTATAAAACTTTAAAAAAAATAAGTGAAGCACTACTTAAATATAATGTGTATAAAGGCTGTTTAAATAATTATTTTGATATTAAGTATAAATATAAGGCTAAAGAAGTTGATATATCTTATATAGATTTATATACTATGAAACTTCTTTCTGATATTAATAAGGAATGGGATAAGATTTATGATAAAAGTATAAGGGTAATAAATAGAGGATATTTATCTGATAAATTTCCATTATATAAAAAAACATATGATATAGAAAAGAATAAATATTTAAATGGAGAAGTTGTAAATTCCATAGATGCTTTATTAGTAGTGCTTCATCTTAGTGAAGTTGGATTAGTAAAAAAAGAAACTTTGGAGTGGATAAAAGACCAAATGATATACGGAGGTGGTATATATGCAGAATATGATATTAAAACCGGAAAAGCTATAAATGATGTAGAATGTACTGCTATATATGCAATAGCTGCTAGAATTGCAAAAATTGCAGGAGATGAATCTCTATATAAGTTATTAGTAGAGAAAATGTTATCTCTGCAGGTGTTAGATAAATCAAGTCCTTTGTATGGAGGATTTGGAGAAACAAGTACATTAAAGGTCTATTCTTTTGATAATTTACAAGCACTACTGGCATTTAAAGCTTTAGGAGGATTAAATGATGAAAAATAA
- a CDS encoding GGDEF domain-containing protein yields MKNKQVDIFFLLLIIEIFAVTTLLIMNIKEIDFIDYILYMLTFLVIVVSFYSNLIIGLITSAFLVFGYGSYILYEGLFHENINIASSYFWIIVFPLSAFISGRLSDSINDIQNKKIKLEKQISSLVTVDAITGFNNIKEFYKDLNEEMSRAKRHKFYLVVMLVEIQYLEELISIYGIDKINKILKSISILIEKVTRTEDKKYRIDEDLFAIIMPNTDISGADIVKQRLKKELESIKVDDDSKTNTYKLDIKISALQYNDRISNSFHFKELVQKELEYDI; encoded by the coding sequence ATGAAAAATAAACAAGTAGATATATTTTTTTTACTTTTAATAATAGAAATATTTGCTGTTACTACACTGCTTATAATGAATATAAAAGAAATTGATTTTATTGATTATATTTTGTATATGTTGACTTTTCTTGTGATAGTTGTATCTTTTTATTCAAATTTAATAATAGGTCTAATAACTAGTGCTTTTTTGGTATTTGGATATGGAAGCTATATTTTATATGAGGGTTTATTTCATGAAAATATCAATATTGCAAGCAGTTATTTTTGGATTATAGTATTTCCACTATCAGCATTTATATCAGGAAGATTGTCGGATTCTATAAATGATATACAAAATAAAAAAATAAAACTTGAAAAACAGATAAGCAGTTTAGTGACAGTTGATGCAATAACTGGATTTAACAATATAAAAGAATTTTATAAAGATTTAAATGAAGAAATGAGTAGAGCAAAGAGACATAAGTTTTACTTGGTCGTAATGTTAGTTGAAATTCAGTATCTAGAAGAATTAATTAGTATTTACGGAATAGATAAAATTAATAAGATATTAAAATCTATATCAATTTTAATAGAAAAAGTTACAAGAACAGAAGATAAAAAGTACAGGATAGACGAAGATTTATTTGCTATAATAATGCCTAATACAGATATATCAGGTGCAGATATAGTTAAGCAGAGATTGAAAAAAGAATTGGAGAGTATTAAGGTAGATGATGATAGTAAAACGAATACATATAAGCTGGATATTAAGATTTCGGCTTTGCAGTATAACGACCGTATATCAAATTCTTTTCATTTTAAAGAATTAGTTCAAAAGGAGCTTGAATATGATATTTAG
- a CDS encoding DUF2334 domain-containing protein: MIFRNLLVFFLILILFLSSANPLLSNAEDTKKKVLLVYDRRSFFGFSGDIVTSYRELFGHFNVDVLEEIEEDYKKGQADDFDFIFVIGIEGDFFNSILLEDLKKTKKTVCWIGRGIEKLLEKNKRVSFTYDGESGELVKVFYRKKSFDIGLIDNFTIIDNISSNSKVYSWLSDGKNMYPYIIRENNYWYVSRAISYSVLFYIFADVLYDLFNEYSKIDKSRVFIRIEDVHPFRDTEKLRAIAEYLNSKKVPFMIAMIPAYKSQNSSYITPLSEKPEFIKTIKYMQKLGGSIILHGYAHQAFGGELTGEGFEFWDGINDKPLSLDIENWIYKRIGLGIQECVKNGIYPLAFEAPHYAVSQRGYKVLKKYFSTYCGHIQTSDQGFATTSYPYILYDTELFHKFIPENLGYVDPNNPLTINDIKNNFEKVSIVRGFTAGVFFHPYLDIKYLKEIVEMLKSENIEFYDLKKEDNWVKWNNINIMSKNGEICVDYSENSKDDSIKKGFAKGIKILIIFVLFVNAIFFYILIKSKKKANKDLLGD; this comes from the coding sequence ATGATATTTAGAAATTTATTAGTATTTTTTTTGATATTAATATTATTTTTAAGTTCAGCAAACCCTTTATTATCAAATGCTGAAGATACTAAAAAGAAAGTTTTATTGGTATATGATAGGAGGAGTTTTTTTGGATTTTCAGGTGATATTGTAACTTCTTATAGAGAATTATTTGGACATTTTAATGTTGATGTCTTAGAAGAAATTGAAGAAGATTATAAAAAAGGACAAGCAGATGATTTTGATTTTATATTTGTTATAGGAATAGAAGGGGATTTTTTCAACTCTATTTTATTGGAAGATTTAAAGAAAACTAAAAAAACTGTTTGTTGGATAGGAAGAGGAATAGAAAAACTTTTAGAAAAAAATAAAAGAGTAAGTTTTACTTATGATGGAGAATCTGGTGAGTTAGTAAAGGTATTTTATAGAAAAAAATCTTTTGACATAGGCTTAATTGATAATTTTACTATTATAGATAATATTTCTTCAAATTCTAAAGTTTATTCTTGGCTGAGTGATGGAAAAAATATGTATCCATATATAATTAGGGAAAATAATTATTGGTATGTATCTAGAGCAATTAGTTATTCAGTGTTATTTTATATATTTGCAGATGTTTTATATGATTTGTTTAATGAATACAGTAAAATTGATAAAAGTAGAGTTTTCATAAGAATTGAAGATGTACATCCCTTTAGAGACACAGAAAAATTAAGAGCTATAGCAGAATATTTAAACAGTAAGAAAGTTCCTTTTATGATAGCAATGATTCCTGCTTATAAAAGTCAAAATTCGTCTTATATAACTCCTCTGTCAGAAAAACCTGAGTTTATTAAAACTATAAAGTATATGCAAAAGCTTGGAGGAAGTATAATACTTCACGGATATGCCCATCAGGCTTTTGGAGGAGAATTGACAGGAGAAGGTTTTGAGTTTTGGGATGGGATAAATGATAAACCCTTGAGTTTAGATATAGAAAATTGGATATATAAAAGAATTGGATTAGGAATACAAGAATGTGTAAAAAATGGCATATATCCTCTAGCATTTGAAGCACCTCATTATGCTGTCAGTCAAAGGGGATATAAGGTACTTAAGAAATATTTTTCAACTTACTGTGGTCATATTCAAACAAGCGATCAAGGTTTTGCTACGACAAGTTATCCTTATATTCTTTACGATACAGAGCTATTTCATAAATTTATACCTGAAAATCTTGGATATGTAGACCCTAATAATCCTTTAACTATAAATGATATTAAAAACAATTTTGAAAAAGTTTCTATAGTTAGAGGATTTACAGCAGGAGTGTTTTTTCATCCTTACCTAGATATAAAATATCTAAAGGAAATAGTTGAAATGTTGAAATCTGAAAATATAGAATTTTATGACTTAAAGAAGGAAGATAATTGGGTTAAGTGGAATAATATAAATATAATGTCGAAAAATGGAGAAATATGCGTAGATTATTCTGAAAATAGTAAAGATGACTCTATAAAGAAAGGTTTTGCTAAAGGAATAAAAATATTAATAATTTTTGTACTTTTTGTTAATGCAATATTTTTCTATATTTTGATTAAATCAAAGAAAAAAGCTAATAAGGATTTATTGGGAGATTGA
- a CDS encoding glycosyltransferase family 2 protein, with the protein MGLNVIDYLFLYSLLSTWLLLLMNIFLTFSGYRFYMTFLNKKIDILKEMKEFPSVSILIPAHNEEKVIDKTIRAMLSLNYPEDKLEVIVINDNSSDNTGKILEELKKSYSNRNLKIITTDKITGGKGKSNALNIGYKNSKGDYIVVYDADNTPEKLALRYLVYSITNSKELGAVIGKFRTRNKNKNFLTRFINIETLSFQWMAQAGRWKLFRLCTIPGTNFIIRRSILEKLGGWDINAIAEDTEISFRIYKMGYRIGFMPLAVTWEQEPEKLKVWFKQRTRWAKGNIYVLVKYLRNIYKEKTKSVLFDLYYFFSVYFLFLSSVILSDIIFILGLFTNIKISLSGSFFIIWILAYVLFILEVSITLTMEKGESNFKNILLVALMYFSYCQLWMIVAVKGVVLYFKDVLLGREAQWYKTERF; encoded by the coding sequence ATGGGTCTGAATGTAATAGATTATCTTTTTTTGTATTCTCTATTATCTACATGGCTTCTTTTACTTATGAATATATTTCTGACTTTTAGTGGGTATAGGTTTTATATGACTTTTTTAAATAAAAAAATAGATATACTTAAGGAGATGAAAGAGTTTCCAAGTGTATCAATATTAATACCAGCTCATAATGAAGAAAAAGTTATTGATAAAACGATAAGAGCCATGTTATCTCTTAATTATCCAGAAGATAAATTAGAAGTTATAGTTATAAATGATAATTCTAGTGATAATACGGGGAAGATTTTAGAGGAGCTTAAAAAATCTTATAGTAATAGAAATTTGAAAATTATTACTACTGATAAAATAACTGGAGGAAAGGGAAAATCAAATGCATTAAACATAGGTTATAAAAATTCTAAAGGGGATTATATTGTAGTTTATGATGCTGATAATACGCCAGAAAAGCTAGCTTTAAGATATTTAGTATATTCTATAACTAATTCAAAGGAACTTGGTGCAGTAATAGGAAAATTTAGAACTAGGAATAAAAATAAGAACTTTTTAACAAGGTTTATAAACATTGAAACTTTAAGTTTTCAGTGGATGGCACAGGCTGGGAGATGGAAATTGTTTAGACTGTGTACTATTCCAGGAACGAATTTTATCATTAGAAGGAGTATACTTGAAAAATTAGGAGGATGGGATATAAATGCTATAGCAGAAGATACTGAAATAAGTTTTAGAATATATAAAATGGGATATAGAATAGGGTTTATGCCACTAGCTGTAACATGGGAGCAGGAACCTGAAAAACTTAAAGTATGGTTTAAACAGCGAACAAGGTGGGCAAAGGGGAATATATATGTTCTTGTAAAGTATTTAAGGAATATTTATAAAGAAAAAACTAAGAGCGTTTTATTTGATTTATATTACTTTTTTTCAGTATATTTTTTATTTCTTTCATCAGTGATATTGTCTGATATAATTTTTATTTTAGGATTGTTTACTAATATAAAGATAAGTTTGTCGGGTAGTTTTTTTATAATTTGGATTCTTGCTTATGTGTTATTTATTCTTGAAGTTAGTATAACACTAACTATGGAAAAGGGCGAAAGTAATTTTAAAAATATTTTATTGGTTGCTCTTATGTATTTTTCGTACTGTCAACTTTGGATGATAGTAGCTGTAAAGGGAGTAGTATTATATTTTAAAGATGTGTTGTTAGGAAGAGAAGCTCAGTGGTATAAGACAGAAAGATTTTAA